The sequence below is a genomic window from Longimicrobium sp..
CTCCGTGCTGGTGCTGGCGCCCGTGGGATGGTTTGCCGCGCCGGCGCTGCTGACCCTGGTGAACGCCACCGCCGCCGTGCAGGCCGAGGCGCTGCCCTACCTGCGCATCTCCATGGTGTTCAGCAGCGGAATGCTGATCTTCTTCCTCACCAGCGGCGCCCTGCGCTCCGCGGGTGATGCGCGAACGCCCATGGTGCTGGGGATCGCCATGACGCTGATGAACATCGCCCTGAACGTGGTGTTCATTACCGGCGTGGGCCCCATCCCCGCGTACGGCACGGCCGGGGCGGCGATGGGAACGGTGATCGCGGCCGGGCTGCTGGGCGTGTACTCGCTCTTCCGGCTGTGGCACGGCGGATGGGTGGTCTCGTTCCCCAAGGGCCGGGGATACGCGCCCGATTGGACGATCATCAAGTCGCTCTTCCGCTTCGGGCTGCCCGCGGGGATCCAGGGAATCGCCATGAACGTGGGCGGGCTGCTGCTGCTGGCGTTCATCGGCTCGCTGGCGC
It includes:
- a CDS encoding MATE family efflux transporter; its protein translation is MNPPAAAPTDPPQTAAAPPASTAAPAAIAAPGRRYDRSIIEGPLAPAVWKLAWPTMLTNVFGGLQGIVDHVMVGHYVGFTANAGIGVATQIWIVIVVFIMSVFTGMSVLVARFVGAGDEEMADRTVYQAFLTALGISVLVLAPVGWFAAPALLTLVNATAAVQAEALPYLRISMVFSSGMLIFFLTSGALRSAGDARTPMVLGIAMTLMNIALNVVFITGVGPIPAYGTAGAAMGTVIAAGLLGVYSLFRLWHGGWVVSFPKGRGYAPDWTIIKSLFRFGLPAGIQGIAMNVGGLLLLAFIGSLA